The Pirellulimonas nuda genome includes a region encoding these proteins:
- a CDS encoding SAM-dependent methyltransferase, with protein MDPANDAPLFHVGWEQDKLFRMSPDVVTSLLREQVPVLDFVDWRVTSIEFGQASSTMPLNPQSTNQHFTHQAAMFVLSADYTGGTALASLLGGWPVVGVHPVTSPESVSLWLLKTELKYLRPSVGDLTVTAVIDADKRRRVQQRFLAGKPVIETITMEFRNGETVVAEASATYFARQSTALRAEGLDAERVNSLYELKLTSSAELIAGVRARETGGLFEDPYARAMAGQHGVALATRFCQRSPQLGGMVAARTRHLDTVVENFVEAGGRHIVNVGVGWDMRAFRLPLPEGTTFYELDFPTTLRERRQRLDEQGVANPPGVERIETPIDVRTMPLAKTLEGIVPSDKPLLVIWEGMNMYFQEDEVRDILAGIRPLLAHPESLLWLDLVERDAIVNADQQPPSVREFMRGMQILGEPFTFGTDHPQRFLLDNGLSWLESVSSEAYFQDAGDPVYSIYRFCVAASAPLHHRDVPQTFRPTRVDGPARNPAPHVGFEGARNGAKNGFTAIDSALAGQS; from the coding sequence ATGGACCCCGCGAACGATGCTCCCCTGTTTCATGTCGGTTGGGAGCAAGACAAGCTGTTCCGCATGTCGCCGGATGTGGTGACCTCGCTGCTACGTGAGCAGGTCCCCGTGTTGGACTTTGTTGACTGGCGAGTGACTTCGATCGAGTTCGGCCAGGCCTCGTCGACCATGCCGCTCAACCCCCAGTCCACCAACCAGCACTTCACGCACCAGGCCGCGATGTTTGTGCTGTCGGCCGACTACACCGGCGGCACCGCGCTGGCCTCGCTGCTCGGGGGCTGGCCGGTCGTTGGCGTCCACCCGGTCACCTCGCCCGAGTCGGTCTCGCTCTGGCTGCTCAAGACCGAGCTAAAATACCTGAGGCCGAGCGTCGGCGACCTGACCGTCACCGCGGTGATCGACGCCGACAAGCGCCGCCGGGTCCAGCAGCGGTTCCTGGCCGGCAAGCCGGTGATCGAGACGATCACGATGGAGTTCCGCAACGGCGAAACCGTGGTGGCCGAGGCTTCGGCCACCTACTTCGCACGCCAGTCAACCGCGCTCCGCGCCGAGGGGCTCGACGCAGAACGGGTGAACTCGCTGTACGAGCTCAAGCTCACCTCTTCGGCCGAGCTGATCGCCGGCGTTCGCGCACGGGAGACGGGGGGGCTGTTCGAGGACCCCTACGCCAGGGCCATGGCCGGTCAGCACGGCGTGGCCCTGGCCACGCGGTTCTGCCAGCGTTCGCCCCAGCTCGGGGGCATGGTCGCCGCACGCACCCGGCACCTGGACACGGTTGTTGAGAACTTCGTCGAGGCGGGCGGGCGGCACATCGTGAACGTGGGGGTCGGCTGGGACATGCGGGCGTTCCGCCTGCCGCTGCCCGAGGGGACCACCTTCTACGAGCTCGACTTCCCCACCACGCTGCGGGAACGCCGCCAGCGTCTCGACGAGCAGGGCGTCGCGAACCCGCCCGGCGTTGAGAGGATCGAGACCCCCATCGACGTGCGGACCATGCCGCTTGCGAAAACGCTGGAAGGGATCGTTCCGAGCGACAAGCCGCTGCTGGTGATCTGGGAGGGGATGAACATGTACTTCCAGGAAGACGAAGTACGCGACATCCTGGCGGGCATCCGTCCGCTGCTGGCCCACCCCGAGAGCCTGCTGTGGCTCGACCTGGTGGAACGCGACGCGATCGTGAACGCCGACCAGCAGCCCCCCTCGGTCCGGGAGTTCATGCGAGGGATGCAGATCCTTGGCGAGCCGTTTACGTTCGGCACCGACCACCCGCAGCGGTTCCTGCTGGACAACGGCTTGAGCTGGCTGGAGTCTGTCTCCTCCGAGGCGTACTTCCAGGACGCGGGTGACCCGGTCTACTCCATCTACCGCTTCTGCGTGGCCGCCAGCGCCCCGCTGCATCACCGCGACGTCCCGCAGACGTTCCGGCCGACCCGCGTCGACGGCCCAGCGCGGAACCCGGCGCCGCACGTCGGCTTCGAGGGCGCCCGCAATGGCGCCAAGAACGGCTTCACGGCGATCGATTCGGCGCTGGCCGGCCAGTCGTAG
- a CDS encoding 3-keto-disaccharide hydrolase has product MLSYSKAVAFSLCLAAAASAVAAEEDEGWFSVFNGKDLTGWKVSENPATFSVQNGELVTKGPRAHAFYVGDVGGADFTNFEWKCEILTKPNSNSGMYFHTEYQEEGYPAKGHEVQVNQTHGDRRKTGGLYAVQDVMDESPVKDNEWYTQHVIVNGKRVIVKVNGKVTCDYTEPDDYTPPADRPGRQFSHGTIALQGHDPASEVHFRKLMVKPLD; this is encoded by the coding sequence ATGTTGTCGTATTCAAAGGCAGTAGCGTTCTCGTTGTGTCTGGCCGCGGCCGCGTCGGCCGTAGCGGCGGAGGAGGACGAGGGCTGGTTCTCTGTGTTCAACGGCAAGGACCTCACGGGCTGGAAGGTCTCCGAGAACCCGGCGACCTTCTCGGTGCAGAACGGCGAGCTGGTGACCAAGGGCCCACGCGCGCACGCGTTCTACGTGGGCGATGTCGGGGGCGCGGACTTCACCAACTTCGAGTGGAAGTGCGAGATCTTGACCAAGCCCAACTCGAACAGCGGCATGTACTTCCACACCGAGTACCAAGAGGAAGGCTACCCCGCCAAAGGGCACGAGGTGCAGGTGAACCAAACGCACGGCGACCGACGCAAGACCGGCGGGCTCTACGCCGTGCAGGACGTGATGGACGAGTCGCCCGTCAAAGACAACGAGTGGTACACCCAGCACGTGATCGTCAACGGCAAACGCGTGATCGTGAAGGTCAACGGCAAAGTCACCTGCGACTACACCGAGCCGGACGACTACACGCCCCCCGCCGACCGGCCCGGCCGGCAGTTCTCGCACGGCACGATCGCGTTGCAGGGGCACGACCCCGCCAGCGAGGTGCACTTCCGCAAGCTGATGGTCAAGCCGCTGGACTGA
- a CDS encoding EF-hand domain-containing protein, which produces MKRYLLAFGMAAVASAVAVAYAQTEPSQDEGAAAGAACPGCEQGGPHHPGPQHRGPQRGGPEGQVYFEGQPPQGPPPPEELFKEIDSDGDGMISLEEFVAHGPPLPRRRERVATNKVADRAPARDLPRRPATVRCVTKARRPVTDRCANKALRHAADRCANKARRHAADRCVNKARRHAAVRWTNKAPRHAADRWTTKGRRHAADRWTSKALRPAAVSMATAPRRQIGARRQRPRAMSRSPTRKPDRPLVLADRDHTPGLGPLGCGRTVALEG; this is translated from the coding sequence ATGAAACGCTATTTGCTGGCGTTTGGGATGGCGGCGGTCGCTTCGGCGGTCGCGGTCGCGTACGCCCAGACAGAACCGTCGCAAGACGAAGGCGCCGCGGCGGGCGCGGCGTGCCCCGGCTGCGAACAAGGCGGCCCCCACCACCCGGGCCCCCAACACCGGGGCCCACAGCGGGGCGGCCCGGAGGGACAGGTCTACTTCGAGGGCCAACCGCCGCAGGGGCCCCCGCCCCCCGAAGAGCTCTTCAAAGAGATCGATAGCGACGGCGACGGCATGATCTCCCTCGAAGAGTTTGTGGCGCACGGCCCCCCCCTGCCCCGCCGCAGGGAGCGCGTGGCGACGAACAAGGTCGCGGACCGGGCCCCGGCCAGGGACCTCCCCCGCCGCCCCGCCACGGTTCGATGCGTGACCAAGGCCCGCCGCCCGGTGACGGATCGATGCGCGAACAAGGCCCTCCGCCACGCCGCGGATCGATGCGCGAACAAGGCCCGCCGCCACGCCGCGGATCGATGCGTGAACAAGGCCCGCCGCCACGCCGCGGTTCGATGGACGAACAAGGCCCCCCGCCACGCCGCGGATCGATGGACGACCAAGGGCCGCCGCCACGCCGCGGATCGATGGACGAGCAAGGCCCTCCGCCCCGCCGCGGTGAGCATGGCGACCGCCCCGCGACGCCAGATCGGCGCCCGGCGCCAGCGCCCCAGGGCGATGAGCCGGAGTCCGACGCGTAAACCCGACCGGCCGCTCGTACTTGCCGACCGCGACCACACCCCCGGACTAGGGCCGCTGGGGTGTGGTCGCACGGTTGCGCTCGAGGGTTAG
- a CDS encoding peroxidase family protein, which translates to MSYQTLESRQMLAADLAGVSDAADQQTLLDWGVAAAQSDSAAVYSVDGAGNNLANPLWGSTGIALQRLTTAEYADGLSEAAGADRPSAREVSNTLADQTTELANDRQLTDFVWLWGQFIDHDIDLTDSADPAEALPIEVPEGDADFVGVDSIGLSRSEYVVDEAGVRQQVSSITAYIDGSMIYGSDQATSDSLRSFEGGRMLTSEGDLLPTGDGGFFLAGDIRANENVALTSMHTLWVREHNRLAGEIAAADPSLSDEEVYQAARSIVIAQVQAITYNQWLPALLGIDAIEDYQGYDPAVNATIANVFSTAAYRFGHSMLSAELLRLDSSGNVASSGNLALADAFFAPDQISQYGIDGLLAGAAQQLAQEVDPLVVDGVRNFLFGAPGAGGFDLVSLNIQRGRDHGLADYNQTRIDYGLAPVTSFDQITSDPELASKLEQLYGSVDDIDAWVGVLAEDHASGSSLGELGRTIIADQFSRLRDGDRLWYQNTMSGEALAAIERVTLADVIMRNTEVSGLRENVFFGEGVFYYAHQTGDAPLDATLTVAGDQVRLVDNRTSAVLHSQLAQSVEQIVLVGGRGSDTIRLAASIGALDLPGGIAIDGLAGTGDTLVVDTTQGRDVIAIDGALMSLGAAEVQFDGIELVRIRAGQNDSIQVADDTATRVVVDREGVPRPAQSPQGPQRPAPRGPIAGRSDGAAGRDPRLADAHARDQALAEGLADVDRPKADDRGDAAARPSKPAEPAPLAQGVRAASLGQQGPSRRG; encoded by the coding sequence TTGTCGTACCAGACGCTCGAGTCTCGGCAGATGCTTGCCGCGGACCTAGCGGGCGTCTCCGACGCCGCCGACCAGCAGACGCTGCTGGATTGGGGGGTCGCCGCGGCGCAGTCGGATTCCGCCGCCGTCTACTCGGTCGACGGCGCCGGCAACAACCTGGCCAACCCCCTGTGGGGCTCCACCGGCATCGCCCTGCAGCGGCTCACCACCGCCGAGTACGCCGACGGGCTGAGCGAGGCGGCCGGCGCCGACCGACCCTCGGCGCGGGAGGTCAGCAACACGCTTGCCGACCAAACGACTGAGCTCGCCAACGACCGCCAGTTGACCGACTTCGTCTGGCTGTGGGGGCAGTTCATCGACCACGACATCGACCTCACCGACAGCGCCGACCCGGCCGAGGCGCTTCCCATCGAGGTGCCCGAGGGAGACGCCGATTTCGTGGGGGTCGACTCCATCGGGCTGAGCCGGTCCGAGTACGTCGTCGACGAGGCGGGGGTCCGCCAGCAGGTGAGCTCGATCACCGCCTACATCGACGGCTCGATGATCTACGGGTCGGACCAAGCGACATCCGACTCGCTCCGCTCCTTCGAGGGGGGGAGGATGCTGACCAGCGAGGGGGACCTGCTCCCCACCGGCGACGGCGGGTTCTTCTTGGCCGGCGACATCCGCGCCAACGAGAACGTCGCGCTGACCAGCATGCACACGCTGTGGGTGCGCGAGCACAACCGCCTGGCCGGCGAGATCGCCGCGGCCGACCCCTCGCTGTCCGACGAGGAGGTTTACCAGGCCGCGCGGTCGATCGTGATCGCCCAGGTCCAGGCGATCACCTACAACCAGTGGCTGCCGGCGCTGCTGGGGATCGACGCCATCGAGGACTACCAGGGCTACGACCCGGCGGTGAACGCGACGATCGCCAACGTCTTCTCGACCGCGGCCTACCGCTTCGGGCACAGCATGCTCTCTGCGGAGCTGCTGCGGCTCGACAGCTCCGGCAATGTGGCTTCTTCGGGCAACCTGGCGCTGGCGGACGCGTTCTTTGCGCCCGACCAGATCAGCCAGTACGGCATCGACGGCCTGCTGGCCGGCGCCGCGCAGCAGCTCGCCCAGGAGGTCGATCCGTTGGTGGTGGATGGGGTCCGCAACTTCCTGTTCGGCGCCCCCGGCGCCGGCGGGTTCGACCTGGTGAGCCTGAACATCCAACGCGGCCGAGACCACGGCCTGGCCGACTACAACCAGACCCGCATCGACTACGGCCTGGCCCCGGTCACCAGCTTCGACCAGATCACGTCCGACCCGGAGCTAGCGTCGAAGCTTGAGCAGTTGTACGGCTCGGTCGATGACATCGACGCGTGGGTCGGGGTGCTGGCGGAGGACCACGCCTCGGGCAGCAGCCTGGGCGAATTGGGCAGGACGATCATCGCCGATCAGTTCTCCCGCCTGCGAGACGGCGACCGCCTCTGGTACCAGAACACGATGTCTGGCGAGGCGCTTGCGGCGATCGAGCGGGTCACGCTGGCGGACGTGATCATGCGGAACACGGAGGTCTCCGGGCTGCGCGAGAACGTCTTCTTCGGCGAAGGGGTCTTCTACTACGCCCACCAAACCGGCGACGCGCCGCTCGACGCGACGCTAACCGTGGCCGGCGACCAGGTCCGGCTGGTGGACAACCGCACCAGCGCCGTGCTGCACTCGCAACTGGCCCAGTCTGTTGAGCAGATCGTGTTGGTCGGGGGCCGCGGGAGCGACACAATCCGCCTCGCCGCGTCGATCGGCGCGCTCGACCTGCCGGGGGGGATCGCCATCGACGGCCTGGCCGGCACGGGCGACACGCTGGTGGTAGACACGACCCAGGGGCGCGACGTGATCGCGATCGACGGCGCCCTGATGAGCCTCGGCGCCGCCGAGGTGCAGTTTGACGGCATTGAGCTGGTCCGCATCCGGGCCGGGCAGAACGACAGCATCCAGGTCGCCGACGACACGGCGACCCGGGTGGTGGTCGATCGCGAGGGGGTCCCGCGCCCGGCGCAGTCGCCTCAAGGACCACAGCGGCCCGCGCCGCGGGGACCGATCGCCGGCCGGTCTGACGGCGCGGCCGGGCGCGACCCACGGCTGGCCGACGCGCACGCGCGCGACCAGGCGCTGGCCGAAGGCCTAGCAGACGTCGACCGACCCAAGGCCGACGACCGGGGCGACGCCGCTGCGCGACCGTCGAAACCGGCCGAGCCGGCGCCGCTGGCGCAGGGCGTTCGCGCCGCGTCGCTGGGGCAGCAGGGCCCATCGCGACGCGGCTAG
- a CDS encoding response regulator: MSLNEPPEPTPATSSDEAAPRAYLNGRFTVKQRFGLSQGVETLSADDLLTGEVATVKVVPPGVLAPGVMMRLEHEASLVSRIDSRWLPAMLAHGRDGDDLCLAWRRAPGRTLKARLQEGPLSVAESLVAARSLLSALRDLHAAGVLHRGVRPENLIVDAAGPVTGATLIDFGPTRAMSPDASLRDQPLEASLYASPEQAGAIDCDVTAASDLYSAGVVLYHCVAGAPPFSGASIGAILFQHMTQPPPEAPPGSAPPVLESLIGRLLKKDPRDRYQSATAALKDIEAIAEGLRQGEANPEVVIGAHDRRTTLTEAAFVARKSQLETLDRHTELAAGGQSSVVLLEGESGSGKSRLLAETLRRAAHNDCWVLRGLGASDVAQRPFRLLDGVVEGFLSAAHSRPGLVEALRARLGDQAGAVAAALPMMADLLCDESCPLFAPEGTGERRTIDALTTFLEALGEIDRPLLLLLDDCQWADHLTLKLIERVAAVLQRGSESPRRLLMVLSFRSEEVDADHPLRRVASSAALKLPVLEANEVRQLVESMAGPLPDEAVDAVTRLASGSPFMASAVLRGLVECRAIEPTSDGWRVDPPALADASSSSQTAAFLTRRLELLPAQSVRFLSVGAVLGKQFDLQTAQRLAQISPREAIGFLDEARRRHLLWTRPDGAHCVFIHDKIRAALLDRMPGEQLRQAHRQAAELLLEESPDRAPEIAHHFDAADEGGRALPFALRAASQARRQYSLEIAEQQYRIALRGARSDEDRLRVSEGLGDTLMLRGRYDQAGDWFDAAAALAEGPLASAELQFKISELAFKRGDVGAAISGFEQSLAMLGCRVPRRAWWAALLLVREGLVQSLHTAMPRLMLHRVPRKPNDAERMTLRLLSALAHGCWYSRSKLLALWAHMRGINSAERFLPSAELAQAYSEHAPGMTLVGLYSRGVAYAEKSLKLRQELGDMWGQGQSLVFYGITLFAASRFEECIDRSRAAIRILERMGDYWQIHMARYQIAASLYYLGDLRGAIEESQINFKSGQETGDEQASGIILDVWARAAAGEPSLPQIDAEVIEAEAQRPRTDAQGTSQVMVAQGVCRLADDLPGAIELFERANDSARRAGVRNAYTEGAAVWAAAARRTQCERVTHVTPARRKELLRAARRAARRALRSTLLCRNDRPQALREHALTLAMAGRLRRARRAFAAAIRCATALQQRRQLLQTLEAAARVGAEAGWPEADEHRRLAGALLVELSVAADAIGGGAVQEETVSLSLIDRFDTVLDSGRKIASSLEPSAIFDAARESAHRLLRGEECEVLPVEPPADGALPATPDADLIQRAIEAGKAVVADQTLTDISSADQAEGRQGSALCVPVYVRGRAVSVLRVVHRGMQGLFGPDEERLADFIGTITGAALENAEGFADLQELNASLEQRVAERTAAAEQANQAKSRFLATMSHEIRTPMNGVLGMTELVLSTPLSDQQRNYLGTVKSSGQALLTLLNDVLDVSKIEAGKMELEHIGFDFREVVTDAARLLAVAASGKGIELLCRVAPDVPRQAMGDPNRVRQIVVNLVSNAVKFTSEGHVLVDVSLDKQEGGSASVHFRVQDTGIGVAPDKIDAIFEAFRQSDSSTTRRYGGTGLGLSISLQLTKLMGGEIWLESELGVGSTFHSVIPFAVEPHDAEAVAPTAELEVEVVSGNAQARRILAEMLTDCGHRYTATDRPSGRADLVVVDLSAATLQEFEAAEQVLALPEAGRPAIVVLTPAGRVEAADRCRELGLCHQLMKPVKQRELAETIAAALGARDRAEVAEAPAAQAPAGQGLRVLVADDSPVNQMVAQGLLELLGHEVTLADDGRMAWELRQQVDFDLVLMDIEMPEMDGLAATRAIREWEQAQARGRAPIYALSAHAAAELPAEWLDAGMDGHVAKPIDPEALQGVLESLTAAAV; this comes from the coding sequence ATGTCGTTGAACGAGCCGCCAGAACCGACGCCCGCCACGTCTAGCGACGAAGCGGCGCCGCGCGCCTACCTCAACGGCCGCTTCACCGTGAAGCAGCGCTTCGGCCTCTCGCAGGGGGTCGAGACGCTAAGCGCCGACGACCTACTCACCGGCGAGGTCGCGACGGTCAAGGTGGTGCCCCCCGGGGTGCTCGCCCCCGGCGTGATGATGCGGCTAGAGCACGAAGCGTCTCTGGTCTCGCGGATCGACAGCCGGTGGCTCCCGGCCATGCTGGCCCACGGCCGCGACGGCGACGACCTCTGCTTGGCGTGGCGCCGCGCGCCGGGACGCACCCTGAAAGCACGGCTGCAAGAGGGTCCGTTGAGCGTCGCCGAGTCGCTGGTCGCTGCTCGATCGCTGCTCTCTGCCCTCCGCGACCTGCACGCCGCGGGGGTGCTGCACCGGGGCGTGCGGCCAGAGAACCTAATCGTAGACGCCGCGGGGCCGGTGACGGGCGCGACACTGATCGACTTCGGCCCCACGCGGGCCATGTCGCCCGACGCTTCGCTGCGAGACCAACCGCTCGAGGCGTCGTTGTACGCCTCGCCTGAGCAGGCCGGGGCGATCGATTGCGACGTCACCGCGGCGTCCGACCTCTACTCGGCCGGCGTGGTGCTGTACCACTGTGTGGCCGGCGCGCCCCCGTTCAGCGGGGCCAGCATCGGCGCTATCCTGTTCCAGCACATGACGCAGCCCCCCCCGGAGGCGCCCCCCGGCAGCGCCCCGCCGGTGCTGGAGTCGCTGATCGGACGCTTGCTAAAGAAGGACCCGCGCGACCGCTACCAATCGGCGACCGCTGCGCTAAAGGACATCGAGGCGATCGCCGAGGGGCTCCGGCAGGGGGAGGCCAACCCGGAGGTCGTGATCGGCGCCCACGACCGCCGCACCACGCTCACCGAAGCCGCCTTCGTCGCCCGCAAGAGCCAGCTAGAGACACTCGACCGGCACACCGAGCTGGCCGCCGGCGGGCAGAGCTCGGTCGTGCTGCTCGAGGGCGAATCGGGGTCGGGCAAGTCGCGGCTGCTCGCCGAGACGCTCCGCCGCGCCGCGCACAACGACTGCTGGGTGCTCCGCGGGCTCGGGGCCAGCGACGTCGCGCAGCGCCCCTTCCGGCTTCTCGACGGGGTCGTCGAGGGCTTCCTATCGGCGGCGCACTCGAGGCCCGGGCTCGTGGAAGCGCTCCGCGCGCGGCTCGGCGATCAGGCGGGCGCCGTGGCGGCGGCGCTCCCGATGATGGCCGACCTGCTGTGCGACGAGTCTTGCCCGCTGTTCGCCCCCGAGGGGACCGGCGAGAGGCGGACCATCGACGCGCTCACCACCTTCCTGGAGGCGCTCGGCGAGATCGACCGCCCCCTGTTGCTGCTGCTGGACGACTGCCAGTGGGCGGACCACCTCACGCTCAAGCTGATCGAACGCGTCGCGGCCGTGCTGCAGCGCGGGTCCGAGTCGCCGCGCCGCCTGCTGATGGTGCTGTCGTTCCGCAGCGAAGAGGTCGACGCGGACCACCCATTGCGCAGGGTCGCGTCGTCGGCCGCGCTGAAGCTGCCCGTGCTAGAAGCAAACGAGGTCCGGCAGCTGGTCGAGTCGATGGCCGGCCCGCTGCCCGACGAGGCGGTGGACGCCGTCACCCGGCTCGCCAGCGGCAGCCCCTTCATGGCGTCCGCGGTGCTGCGTGGGTTGGTGGAATGCCGTGCGATCGAGCCCACGTCCGACGGGTGGCGCGTCGATCCCCCGGCGCTTGCCGACGCGAGCTCGTCGAGCCAGACGGCCGCTTTCCTCACGCGTCGGCTCGAGCTGCTGCCCGCCCAGTCGGTGCGCTTCCTCTCGGTAGGGGCGGTGCTCGGCAAACAGTTCGACCTGCAGACGGCCCAACGGCTGGCGCAGATCAGCCCACGCGAGGCGATCGGCTTCCTCGACGAGGCCCGCCGGCGTCACCTGCTGTGGACGCGTCCCGACGGGGCGCACTGCGTGTTCATCCACGACAAGATCCGCGCGGCCCTGCTGGATCGCATGCCGGGCGAGCAGCTCCGCCAGGCGCACCGCCAGGCAGCGGAGCTGCTGCTCGAAGAATCACCCGACCGTGCGCCCGAGATCGCACACCACTTCGACGCGGCCGACGAGGGGGGGCGGGCGTTGCCGTTCGCCCTGCGGGCGGCGTCGCAGGCGCGTCGCCAGTACTCGTTGGAGATCGCGGAGCAGCAGTACCGCATCGCGCTGCGCGGCGCCCGGTCGGACGAGGACCGCCTCCGCGTCAGCGAGGGGCTGGGCGACACCTTGATGCTCCGCGGCCGGTACGACCAAGCGGGCGATTGGTTCGACGCCGCGGCCGCGCTGGCCGAGGGCCCGCTGGCGAGCGCCGAGCTGCAGTTCAAGATCAGCGAGCTCGCGTTCAAGCGCGGCGACGTAGGCGCGGCGATCAGCGGGTTCGAGCAGTCGCTCGCGATGCTCGGGTGCCGCGTCCCGCGCCGCGCCTGGTGGGCCGCGTTGCTGCTGGTGCGGGAAGGCCTGGTGCAGTCGCTGCACACCGCGATGCCCCGCCTGATGCTGCACCGCGTGCCGCGGAAGCCGAACGACGCGGAGCGCATGACCCTGCGGCTGCTTAGCGCGCTGGCGCATGGGTGCTGGTACTCCCGCAGCAAGCTGCTGGCGTTGTGGGCCCACATGCGCGGCATCAACAGCGCGGAGCGATTCCTTCCGAGCGCAGAGCTCGCGCAGGCGTACTCCGAACACGCCCCGGGCATGACGCTGGTGGGGCTCTACAGCCGCGGGGTGGCGTACGCCGAGAAGTCGCTCAAGCTCCGGCAAGAGCTGGGCGACATGTGGGGGCAGGGGCAGTCGCTGGTGTTCTACGGCATCACGCTGTTCGCGGCGTCGCGGTTCGAGGAGTGCATCGACCGCAGCCGCGCGGCCATCCGGATCCTCGAGCGGATGGGCGACTACTGGCAGATCCACATGGCGCGTTACCAGATCGCTGCGTCGCTGTACTATCTGGGCGACCTGCGGGGGGCGATCGAGGAGTCCCAGATCAACTTCAAGTCGGGGCAGGAGACCGGGGACGAGCAGGCCTCGGGGATCATCCTCGACGTGTGGGCCCGCGCCGCGGCGGGCGAGCCCTCGCTCCCGCAGATCGACGCAGAAGTGATCGAGGCCGAAGCCCAGCGGCCGCGCACGGACGCCCAGGGAACCAGCCAAGTGATGGTGGCCCAGGGGGTCTGCCGGCTGGCCGACGACCTGCCGGGGGCGATCGAGCTGTTCGAGCGGGCCAACGACTCGGCCAGGCGGGCCGGCGTCCGCAACGCCTACACCGAGGGCGCCGCTGTGTGGGCCGCCGCCGCGCGGCGGACGCAATGCGAGCGGGTGACCCACGTAACGCCCGCCCGCCGAAAGGAGCTGCTGCGAGCGGCACGCCGCGCCGCCCGGCGGGCGCTGCGGTCCACATTGCTGTGCCGCAACGATCGGCCCCAGGCGCTGCGCGAGCACGCCCTCACGCTCGCTATGGCGGGCCGCCTGCGGCGCGCCCGGCGGGCTTTCGCCGCGGCGATCCGCTGCGCGACGGCGCTGCAGCAGCGCCGGCAGTTGCTCCAGACCTTAGAAGCAGCGGCGCGGGTCGGGGCCGAAGCGGGCTGGCCCGAAGCGGACGAACACCGCCGCCTCGCCGGCGCGCTGCTGGTCGAGCTGTCTGTGGCGGCCGACGCCATCGGCGGGGGCGCCGTCCAGGAAGAAACCGTGAGCCTCTCGCTCATCGACCGGTTCGACACCGTGCTCGATTCGGGACGCAAGATCGCGTCGTCGTTGGAGCCCAGCGCCATCTTCGACGCCGCCCGCGAGTCTGCCCACCGGCTGCTGCGGGGCGAGGAGTGCGAGGTGCTGCCCGTCGAGCCCCCCGCGGACGGAGCGTTGCCGGCAACTCCCGACGCAGACCTGATCCAGCGCGCCATCGAAGCCGGCAAGGCGGTGGTCGCCGACCAGACGCTAACCGACATCTCGAGCGCCGACCAGGCAGAAGGGCGGCAGGGCTCTGCGCTGTGCGTTCCGGTCTACGTCCGCGGCCGCGCCGTGAGCGTGTTGCGGGTCGTGCACCGCGGCATGCAAGGCTTGTTCGGGCCCGACGAAGAGCGGCTGGCCGACTTTATCGGCACCATCACGGGCGCCGCGTTGGAGAACGCCGAAGGGTTCGCCGACCTGCAAGAACTCAACGCCTCGCTCGAACAACGCGTCGCCGAACGCACCGCGGCCGCGGAGCAAGCCAACCAGGCAAAGAGCCGGTTCCTGGCCACCATGAGCCACGAGATCCGCACCCCCATGAACGGCGTGCTGGGGATGACCGAGCTGGTGCTCAGCACGCCGCTGAGCGATCAGCAACGCAACTACTTGGGGACCGTGAAGAGCTCTGGCCAGGCGCTGCTGACGTTGCTGAACGACGTGCTGGACGTCTCGAAGATCGAGGCCGGCAAGATGGAGCTGGAGCACATCGGGTTCGACTTCCGCGAGGTGGTGACCGACGCGGCCCGCCTGCTGGCGGTCGCGGCGTCGGGCAAGGGGATCGAGCTGCTCTGCCGCGTGGCGCCCGACGTGCCGCGCCAGGCGATGGGAGACCCCAACCGGGTTCGGCAGATCGTGGTGAACCTGGTCAGCAACGCGGTGAAGTTCACCTCCGAGGGGCACGTGCTGGTCGACGTGTCGCTGGACAAGCAAGAAGGGGGCAGTGCGTCCGTCCACTTCCGCGTGCAGGACACCGGCATCGGGGTCGCCCCAGACAAGATCGACGCCATCTTCGAGGCGTTCCGGCAGAGCGACAGCTCCACCACACGCCGCTACGGCGGCACCGGGCTGGGGCTCTCGATTTCGTTGCAGCTCACCAAGCTGATGGGGGGAGAGATCTGGCTCGAGAGCGAGCTGGGGGTCGGCAGCACGTTCCACAGCGTGATCCCGTTCGCCGTCGAGCCGCACGACGCCGAGGCCGTCGCCCCGACCGCCGAGTTGGAGGTGGAGGTCGTGAGCGGTAACGCCCAGGCGCGGCGGATCCTGGCAGAGATGCTCACGGACTGCGGGCACCGCTACACCGCGACCGACCGTCCGAGCGGTCGGGCGGACCTGGTGGTGGTCGACCTCTCGGCGGCGACGCTCCAAGAGTTCGAGGCGGCCGAGCAGGTCTTGGCCCTCCCCGAGGCGGGCCGCCCCGCCATCGTGGTGCTGACCCCTGCCGGCAGGGTCGAAGCAGCCGACCGCTGCCGCGAGCTGGGCCTGTGTCATCAACTCATGAAACCCGTCAAGCAGCGCGAGCTGGCCGAGACGATCGCCGCGGCGCTCGGCGCCCGCGACCGCGCCGAGGTCGCCGAGGCGCCCGCTGCGCAGGCGCCCGCCGGCCAGGGCCTGCGGGTGCTAGTGGCCGACGACAGCCCCGTGAACCAGATGGTGGCCCAAGGGCTGCTGGAGCTGCTGGGGCACGAGGTGACCCTGGCGGACGACGGGCGGATGGCGTGGGAGCTGCGTCAGCAGGTCGACTTCGACCTGGTGCTGATGGACATCGAGATGCCGGAGATGGACGGCCTTGCCGCTACCCGCGCCATCCGGGAGTGGGAGCAAGCGCAGGCCCGCGGGCGGGCGCCCATCTACGCGCTGAGCGCCCACGCGGCCGCGGAGCTCCCCGCCGAGTGGCTCGACGCCGGCATGGACGGGCACGTGGCCAAGCCGATCGATCCCGAGGCGCTGCAAGGGGTGCTGGAATCGCTCACCGCGGCCGCCGTCTGA